The following is a genomic window from Spirosoma foliorum.
TTCGGGAGCTGGATGTAAAAAACTGGTTGCGAAATAAAATTGAGAAAGAAGCGCTCGTTTTTGAGCCTTCGCTCGATGAGAAAAAACGTATTCTCGAAAAGCTCAACGAAGCCACCGTTTTCGAAAACTTCCTGGCTACAAAATACCTGGGGCAGAAGCGTTTTTCGCTCGAAGGGGGTGAGGTAACGATCCCAGCGCTCGATACGATCATTAGCCTATCTGCCGATATGGGCGTTGAGGAAGTGATGATTGGGATGGCACACCGCGGACGCTTAAATGTACTGGCCAATATTCTGGGCAAATCGTACGAATCCATTTTCGATGGATTTGAAGGAAACGTACCTGAGGAGGTTCATGGCGACGGTGACGTTAAATATCACCTGGGCTATTCAAGCCTGACCGAAACCAAATCGGGCAAGCAGATCAGCGTAAAACTGGCCCCGAACCCATCGCACTTAGAAGCGGTGAACCCGGTTGTTGAAGGATTCGTACGGGCGCAAGCCGATGAAGAATACAAAGGTGACTTCACGAAAATAATGCCGATCCTGATTCATGGCGATGCCGCTGTGGCTGGTCAGGGCATTGTTTATGAAGTAACACAGATGGCTAAACTGGCAGGTTATCAAACTGGCGGAACGGTCCATTTTGTGATTAACAACCAGATTGGCTTCACCACCGACTTCGAAGATGCGCGGTCGTCTATCTATTGTTCGGATATCGCGAAGATCGTTGACGCGCCTGTTTTCCACGTGAATGGCGACGATCCAGAAGCCGTTATTTTCTGCGCCAAACTGGCCGTTGAATTCCGTGAGAAATTCAAACGGGATGTATTTATCGATATGGTTTGTTACCGACGCTACGGACACAATGAGTCCGACGAGCCGAAGTTTACACAGCCAACGATGTATAACATCATCGATAAGCACCAGAACCCACGCGAAATCTATAAAGACCTGCTGATCAAACGGGGTGATGTAGATGCCGAACTGGCACAACGCATGGATACGGAGTTCAAAAAGCAATTGCAGGACCGGCTCGACCGCGTGAAGCAAAAAGCGGAGATTCCGTACAAACAACTCCGTCTGGATCGCGACTGGGCTTCGTTGCGTTTCAGTGAACCCGTCGATTTCGAGAAATCGCCCGAAACAGGTATTCCAGCAGAAACCTTAGAAACGATCGGACAAGCACTGGTTAAGCTTCCTGAAGGGTTTAAACCCCTGAAGCAGATCGACAAGTTGCTGAAAGATCGGCAGGTGATGTTGACGGACACCAAAATGGTTAACTGGGGTACGGCTGAGTTGCTGGCTTATGGTTCTATTTTGCTCGAAGGCAACCCGGTTCGGTTGAGTGGTCAGGACGTACAACGCGGTACGTTCTCACACCGTCATGCGGTATTGCACGACTCTGAAACAAACGAAACCTATTCATCGCTCGACTTTATTAAAGAAGGACAGCCGAAGTTTCAGGCTTATAACTCGCTCTTATCAGAGTATGGTGTATTAGGCTTTGAGTACGGTTATGCGATGGCTACGCCTAATGCCCTGGTTATCTGGGAAGCTCAGTTTGGGGATTTCTCAAACGGCGCTCAATTG
Proteins encoded in this region:
- a CDS encoding 2-oxoglutarate dehydrogenase E1 component; translated protein: MDQYSYIANSDAAYVDQLYQAYKQDQQSVDESWQQFFKGFEFSLTYGEETTGKPAAATPNGVSANGNGQATASKPVDATHAEKEVSVASLIKAYRSRGHLLAKTNPLKARKDRQPRIDLPDYALTDADLDTVFDSGKLLGIGPATLRVIMESLRKIYAGEIGFEYMYIRELDVKNWLRNKIEKEALVFEPSLDEKKRILEKLNEATVFENFLATKYLGQKRFSLEGGEVTIPALDTIISLSADMGVEEVMIGMAHRGRLNVLANILGKSYESIFDGFEGNVPEEVHGDGDVKYHLGYSSLTETKSGKQISVKLAPNPSHLEAVNPVVEGFVRAQADEEYKGDFTKIMPILIHGDAAVAGQGIVYEVTQMAKLAGYQTGGTVHFVINNQIGFTTDFEDARSSIYCSDIAKIVDAPVFHVNGDDPEAVIFCAKLAVEFREKFKRDVFIDMVCYRRYGHNESDEPKFTQPTMYNIIDKHQNPREIYKDLLIKRGDVDAELAQRMDTEFKKQLQDRLDRVKQKAEIPYKQLRLDRDWASLRFSEPVDFEKSPETGIPAETLETIGQALVKLPEGFKPLKQIDKLLKDRQVMLTDTKMVNWGTAELLAYGSILLEGNPVRLSGQDVQRGTFSHRHAVLHDSETNETYSSLDFIKEGQPKFQAYNSLLSEYGVLGFEYGYAMATPNALVIWEAQFGDFSNGAQLIIDQFIAAAESKWGIQNGVVMLLPHGYEGQGPEHSNARPERYLQLYAEYNMTVANVTTPANLFHIMRRQLAWPFRKPLVIMSPKSLLRHPKCVSPLEDLTKGSFQEIIDDSYAQAKKVKRVLLCTGKIYYDLLEKQQTDQRDDVAIVRLEQLAPLSKTQLEAVLEKYKKAERFWVQEEPENMGYWTYLLRVGLNLPIISRKAAASPATGYPKIHTQEQADIVRRAFE